A DNA window from Candidatus Sulfidibacterium hydrothermale contains the following coding sequences:
- a CDS encoding glycoside hydrolase family 3 N-terminal domain-containing protein: protein MAVVFSFLSVSVWAQTEKAPAYLNPNLPVNQRVDDLMKRMTLQEKIGQMCQYVGLEHVRESIKKLKGKNLKGDDQYGMYPHLSINDLKQLTREGKIGSFLHVKDAREANELQRLAMQSRLKIPLLLGIDAIHGHALIYGATVYPTQLSLSSSWDDSLLYQIAKATAAEVRATGMHWTFSPNVEIARDPRWGRTGETFGEDPFLVTRLGVDFTEGYQGNWGKNNILACAKHMTGGGEPFNGLNAAPLDASERRLRNVWLPPYKAQVEEAHVYTIMAAHNEISGTPCHENKFLLTDVLRNEWGFQGFVVSDWMDMERIYTLHHAAPSYDAAYRQSIEAGMDMHMHGPRFLKSVEKSVETGKLDEKYIDNAARKILYAKFKLGLFDSPFVNEKKAEKALFTPAHQKLALRAAREDIILLKNNGLLPLKGAKKILVTGPNANNQRILGDWAYRQPDDHVTTVYEGFKEIFSGAQVDFINSGESLLHPNDELLKKPVSKAAGYDAVIVVVGSNSLRYDDKEKNCGENVDRGTLNLMGNQLKLIKEIYAKNKNVVVVFVNGRPLAEPWIKKNIPAIIEAWEPGAFGGQAIAEVVKGTVNPSGKLTITIPYSVGQVHMIYNHLPSAYLHKYVDIPSSPLWHFGYGISYTTYKYAGLQLPKQVHLNDTITASVKVTNTGNRDGVEIVQLYIRDDYSTATRPVKELKAYQRVLLKKGETRTVTFHLPVAALAYYNAQSKYVVEPGTFTIMVGSSSRNKDLLKGKVLVIK from the coding sequence ATGGCCGTTGTATTTTCTTTTCTTTCGGTTTCTGTTTGGGCACAAACAGAAAAAGCGCCGGCCTATCTGAATCCAAACCTGCCGGTAAACCAGCGGGTGGACGATTTGATGAAACGGATGACGCTGCAGGAAAAAATCGGGCAGATGTGTCAGTACGTCGGACTGGAACACGTGCGTGAGTCCATCAAAAAATTGAAAGGAAAAAACCTGAAAGGGGATGACCAGTACGGCATGTATCCGCATCTGAGTATCAACGACCTGAAACAACTGACGCGGGAAGGAAAGATCGGCTCATTTTTGCATGTAAAAGATGCCCGCGAAGCCAACGAATTACAACGGCTGGCGATGCAGTCGCGGCTGAAAATTCCGCTGCTTTTGGGTATTGACGCCATCCACGGCCATGCTCTGATTTACGGGGCAACGGTTTATCCCACACAGCTCTCACTGTCCAGCTCGTGGGACGACAGCCTGTTGTACCAAATTGCCAAAGCTACCGCAGCAGAAGTACGGGCTACCGGTATGCACTGGACATTTTCGCCCAATGTGGAAATTGCCCGCGACCCGCGCTGGGGACGCACCGGCGAAACTTTTGGCGAAGACCCGTTTCTGGTAACCCGTCTCGGTGTAGATTTTACCGAAGGTTATCAGGGAAACTGGGGGAAAAACAACATCCTTGCCTGTGCCAAACACATGACCGGCGGCGGTGAACCTTTCAACGGGCTGAATGCCGCTCCGCTGGACGCTTCCGAACGGCGCCTGCGCAATGTGTGGCTGCCGCCGTATAAAGCCCAGGTGGAAGAAGCACACGTTTACACCATCATGGCAGCCCATAATGAAATTTCGGGAACACCCTGTCACGAAAACAAATTCCTGCTGACCGACGTACTCAGAAACGAATGGGGTTTTCAGGGCTTTGTGGTTTCCGACTGGATGGACATGGAACGGATTTATACCCTGCATCATGCTGCACCAAGTTACGACGCAGCCTACCGGCAGTCCATCGAAGCCGGTATGGATATGCACATGCATGGTCCCCGTTTTCTGAAATCGGTCGAGAAATCGGTTGAAACCGGAAAATTAGACGAAAAATACATCGATAATGCTGCCCGGAAAATTCTCTATGCCAAATTTAAACTCGGTCTGTTCGATTCGCCTTTTGTCAACGAAAAGAAAGCCGAAAAAGCACTTTTCACCCCGGCACACCAAAAGCTGGCTTTACGTGCTGCCCGCGAAGACATCATCTTACTGAAAAACAACGGACTGCTACCACTGAAAGGGGCTAAAAAAATCCTGGTAACCGGTCCGAATGCCAACAACCAGCGCATTCTCGGCGACTGGGCTTACCGCCAGCCTGACGACCATGTAACTACGGTTTACGAAGGGTTTAAAGAAATCTTTTCCGGTGCACAGGTTGACTTTATCAACAGCGGCGAGAGTCTTCTTCATCCTAACGACGAACTGCTGAAAAAACCGGTTTCCAAAGCCGCCGGTTACGATGCCGTAATTGTAGTGGTGGGTTCCAACTCACTGCGCTACGACGACAAAGAAAAAAACTGTGGCGAAAATGTGGACCGCGGAACGCTTAACCTGATGGGAAATCAGTTGAAACTGATCAAAGAAATTTATGCTAAAAACAAAAATGTGGTAGTCGTTTTCGTCAACGGACGTCCGCTGGCCGAGCCGTGGATAAAGAAAAACATCCCGGCCATTATCGAAGCCTGGGAACCGGGTGCTTTTGGCGGACAGGCCATTGCCGAAGTGGTAAAAGGAACCGTTAATCCTTCCGGAAAACTAACCATCACCATTCCTTACAGCGTAGGACAAGTTCACATGATTTACAACCATCTGCCGTCGGCTTATCTGCATAAATATGTGGATATTCCGAGCAGTCCGTTGTGGCATTTTGGCTACGGCATCAGCTATACTACCTACAAATACGCCGGTTTACAACTTCCCAAACAGGTGCACCTGAACGACACCATTACCGCATCGGTAAAAGTGACCAATACCGGAAACCGCGACGGCGTGGAAATCGTCCAGCTTTACATCCGCGATGATTATTCTACTGCCACCCGGCCGGTAAAAGAGCTGAAAGCCTATCAACGGGTACTGTTGAAAAAAGGTGAAACCCGCACGGTAACATTTCATCTTCCGGTTGCTGCACTGGCTTATTACAATGCACAGTCAAAATACGTGGTGGAACCCGGAACATTTACCATCATGGTGGGTTCTTCATCGCGAAACAAAGACCTTTTAAAAGGCAAAGTATTGGTAATCAAATAA
- a CDS encoding alpha/beta hydrolase — protein sequence MNIRNKFLFFVFLMWAAGLQAQKPAFAPDTAIVYKKAGPVALKIFIFLPKHQNPEKSALVLFHGGGWNNGKPAYMYRHARYFANRGMTVFCPEYRLRNKNHTTIVEAVRDAESAMAWVRKHAAAFHINPDKIVAGGGSAGGHLAIMTALDTTINQNIPPADFRPDALLLFNPVLDVSKNGYGHQRIVNEIKPYRLSWQAFSPIDNIRPGLPPVLVMVGDKDKVLPKPTALRFEEKMKKAGNDCTVKIYPGGEHTFFNFGYAKKMGYPPGTKNRYYYETLQQADNFLVNHGFLSGHVQIKIPKSAIYPIKKQKNKE from the coding sequence ATGAATATCCGGAACAAATTTCTGTTTTTCGTTTTTCTGATGTGGGCTGCCGGGTTGCAGGCCCAGAAACCGGCTTTTGCCCCCGATACGGCCATCGTTTATAAAAAAGCCGGACCGGTGGCTTTAAAAATATTCATCTTTTTACCGAAACATCAGAATCCGGAAAAATCGGCACTGGTATTGTTTCACGGCGGGGGATGGAACAACGGAAAGCCGGCTTACATGTACCGGCATGCCCGTTATTTCGCCAACAGGGGAATGACCGTATTTTGTCCTGAATACCGGTTACGCAATAAAAACCACACCACCATTGTGGAAGCGGTGCGAGATGCCGAAAGTGCCATGGCATGGGTACGAAAACATGCCGCGGCTTTCCATATTAATCCGGATAAAATTGTAGCCGGCGGCGGCTCGGCAGGCGGACATCTCGCCATCATGACAGCACTGGATACTACGATTAACCAAAATATTCCGCCGGCAGATTTCCGTCCCGATGCTTTGTTGCTATTCAACCCGGTACTCGATGTCAGCAAAAACGGATACGGACACCAACGAATTGTGAACGAAATAAAACCTTACCGCCTGTCGTGGCAGGCATTTTCGCCCATTGACAACATCCGGCCGGGACTTCCGCCGGTGTTGGTCATGGTGGGCGACAAAGACAAAGTATTGCCCAAACCCACGGCATTGCGGTTTGAAGAAAAAATGAAAAAAGCAGGAAACGACTGCACCGTAAAAATTTATCCGGGCGGCGAACACACTTTTTTCAATTTTGGTTATGCCAAAAAAATGGGCTATCCCCCCGGCACAAAAAATCGTTATTACTACGAAACATTACAACAGGCAGACAACTTTTTGGTAAACCACGGATTTTTATCCGGCCACGTACAGATAAAAATCCCCAAAAGTGCCATTTACCCAATAAAAAAACAGAAAAACAAGGAATAA
- a CDS encoding RagB/SusD family nutrient uptake outer membrane protein, whose protein sequence is MKIYKYIISITMAFLVASCSLTETPPFMSNDSAYATLDNARSSLDGVYNAMVNYGDYSHQFLYLTYGNSGFFVSGKGNRNTQSDNVHLCSLQPLNSTPHLERVWKQSYQAIGRANDIIASMKPIDNPANSDQEGMNDVLGQAYFLRAFNYFNLVRLWGDVPLRLAPTLPSTINMPKSPSKDIYAQIIKDADIAKTLMYPKGKERKGYPAAEAASMLKAKVYMTLATADQSIQPDPNANYWQLAYNEAKEVYGKYQLVSDYATLWDENTDNTVESIFELQFNEIQASNYPRLFTAYGATEGKTWGRLKINPEVYDLQASVYPNDPRIAQTFISEYFNVKRNKLVKVYPSTNRTYFGNGFPYLYKYWEKNPKNTSNVNNKNFIVYRYADLLLMLAEISNELQNGEQMGYVTQVLDRVGLKPQAEYYNGQEGFRKAIMEEYRFELLGEGHDWFNNRRRGYQFFRENVIVPHNTAPTFNPKIDVTLLDNDESVMHLPIPASEINTNEDIKN, encoded by the coding sequence ATGAAAATTTATAAATACATCATTTCAATAACAATGGCCTTCCTCGTGGCTTCGTGCAGCCTGACGGAGACACCGCCATTTATGTCAAACGACAGTGCTTATGCCACGCTTGACAATGCCCGGTCTTCGCTGGACGGTGTATATAACGCCATGGTCAACTACGGAGACTACTCCCACCAATTCCTTTATCTGACTTACGGAAACTCCGGTTTCTTTGTCTCGGGAAAAGGAAACAGAAACACACAATCTGACAACGTGCATTTATGCTCCTTGCAACCGCTCAACAGCACTCCGCACCTTGAAAGAGTCTGGAAACAAAGCTATCAGGCCATCGGACGTGCCAATGACATTATTGCGTCCATGAAACCGATTGACAATCCGGCAAATTCCGATCAGGAAGGAATGAATGACGTATTGGGACAAGCTTATTTCCTGCGGGCTTTTAACTATTTCAATCTGGTACGGCTTTGGGGTGATGTACCGTTGCGGTTAGCTCCCACGCTGCCATCCACGATAAACATGCCCAAATCGCCGTCCAAAGACATTTACGCTCAAATCATTAAGGATGCGGATATCGCCAAAACGCTGATGTATCCTAAAGGAAAAGAACGTAAAGGTTATCCGGCTGCCGAAGCGGCCAGCATGCTAAAAGCCAAAGTATATATGACACTGGCTACCGCAGATCAATCCATTCAGCCAGATCCGAACGCCAATTACTGGCAACTGGCCTACAACGAAGCCAAAGAAGTGTATGGAAAATACCAGCTGGTTAGCGATTATGCCACTTTGTGGGACGAAAATACCGACAACACTGTAGAATCGATCTTTGAACTGCAGTTCAACGAAATACAGGCAAGCAATTATCCGCGGCTCTTCACAGCTTACGGTGCCACCGAAGGAAAAACCTGGGGACGTCTGAAAATCAATCCCGAAGTTTATGATCTTCAGGCTTCTGTTTATCCCAATGACCCACGAATTGCCCAGACTTTTATCAGCGAATATTTCAATGTAAAAAGAAATAAACTGGTAAAAGTTTATCCTTCAACTAACCGCACCTATTTCGGAAACGGATTTCCCTACCTTTATAAATATTGGGAAAAGAACCCGAAAAACACATCTAATGTAAATAACAAAAACTTCATTGTATACCGTTATGCCGATCTGCTGCTGATGCTGGCTGAAATTTCCAACGAACTGCAGAACGGTGAACAAATGGGCTATGTAACCCAGGTACTCGATCGCGTGGGATTAAAACCGCAAGCTGAATATTACAACGGTCAGGAAGGTTTCCGTAAAGCCATTATGGAAGAATACCGTTTTGAGCTGCTGGGAGAAGGACACGACTGGTTTAATAACCGCCGACGCGGATATCAGTTTTTCCGCGAAAATGTTATTGTCCCCCACAATACAGCACCGACTTTCAACCCGAAAATTGATGTAACCCTGCTGGACAATGACGAAAGTGTAATGCACCTGCCCATACCAGCCAGTGAAATCAACACCAATGAAGACATTAAAAACTAA
- a CDS encoding sulfatase: MKKADFQLVWKTFATATAIILLMLFFVKATGIQKPQKKNVLIFVVDDLGYYDLSSHGSKLYETPNIDKLAKEGIEFDHAYASHPRCTPSRYAIQTGKFPARNQIPGPGDALAANDTSIGQAFKDNGYHTFFAGKWHLGKKETDWPQYKGYDINKGGCSAGAPISYFYPYNVSQDKNKKGEKHHRPIIGLDDGKPGEYLTDRLTQETIRFIKENKNRPFFAMLCHYGVHTPFQAPKALIQKYKAKVSTLHFSGPDYLMKDGQTKTHQDNYVYAAMIESVDKSLGKIINVLKQEGILNNTIIVFTSDHGGLSNRGINSHRELATANLPLRAGKGHVYEGGIQVPFIIYDPVLTPKHHCKQVTVNTDIYPTLLDLCGLPLKPRQHIDGISMKTFMQTGKTVDRTLFWHSPKGRPNQTGDHTCSAIRVGNYKLIDYYPQHRLELYNLKKDPGETNNLVQGKKELAKKLDKELNDWKTQIHAYEKTKKKLIR; this comes from the coding sequence ATGAAAAAGGCCGATTTTCAATTGGTATGGAAAACTTTTGCCACTGCCACTGCTATTATTCTGCTGATGCTTTTCTTTGTCAAGGCAACCGGCATCCAAAAACCACAAAAAAAGAACGTACTGATTTTTGTTGTGGACGATTTGGGATATTATGACCTGTCGTCGCACGGTTCAAAACTGTACGAAACACCGAATATCGACAAGCTGGCCAAAGAAGGCATCGAATTTGACCATGCCTACGCCAGCCATCCGCGCTGCACGCCTTCGCGCTATGCCATTCAGACCGGAAAATTCCCGGCACGCAACCAGATTCCCGGTCCCGGCGATGCCCTGGCTGCCAACGATACATCCATCGGGCAGGCTTTTAAAGACAACGGCTATCACACCTTTTTTGCCGGGAAATGGCATCTCGGCAAAAAAGAAACCGACTGGCCACAATACAAAGGGTACGATATCAACAAAGGCGGTTGCAGTGCCGGCGCGCCCATTTCCTATTTTTATCCCTACAACGTCAGCCAGGATAAAAACAAAAAAGGCGAAAAACACCATCGTCCCATTATCGGACTCGATGACGGGAAACCCGGTGAATATCTGACCGACCGGCTGACACAGGAAACCATCCGGTTTATCAAAGAAAACAAAAACCGGCCGTTTTTTGCTATGCTTTGCCATTACGGTGTCCACACTCCGTTTCAGGCGCCCAAAGCTTTGATTCAAAAATACAAAGCCAAAGTGTCCACACTACATTTTTCCGGTCCTGATTATTTAATGAAAGACGGACAAACCAAAACCCATCAGGACAACTACGTGTATGCTGCCATGATCGAAAGCGTGGACAAAAGCCTCGGTAAAATCATCAACGTTTTAAAACAGGAAGGCATTTTAAACAACACCATCATTGTTTTCACATCCGACCACGGCGGACTGTCGAACCGCGGAATCAACAGTCACCGCGAGCTGGCTACGGCCAACCTGCCGCTGCGTGCCGGAAAAGGACATGTTTACGAAGGCGGTATTCAGGTGCCGTTTATTATTTACGACCCGGTACTAACCCCGAAACATCATTGCAAACAGGTAACCGTCAATACCGACATTTACCCTACCCTGCTCGACTTGTGCGGGTTACCGCTGAAACCCCGCCAGCACATCGACGGGATAAGCATGAAAACTTTTATGCAAACCGGGAAAACCGTTGACCGCACCCTGTTCTGGCATTCGCCCAAAGGACGTCCCAACCAAACCGGCGACCACACCTGCTCGGCCATCCGTGTGGGGAACTACAAACTCATTGATTACTATCCGCAACACCGGCTGGAACTGTACAATCTGAAAAAAGACCCGGGCGAAACCAACAACCTTGTACAAGGGAAAAAAGAGCTGGCGAAAAAACTGGATAAAGAACTAAACGATTGGAAAACACAGATTCATGCTTACGAAAAGACAAAGAAAAAGCTCATACGTTAA
- a CDS encoding sulfatase family protein: protein MKRTKQIIFSFLLASAALFSFSVLMTSCHSTTAKKAQAKDSRPNIIYIMADDHTTQAISAYNKRYAKYFPTPNIDRIAKEGIRFDRVYCANSLCGPSRATIITGKYSNENHYYKNEHGGHFDPNQWTYPQEMQKHGYTTAMFGKWHLGTVPRGFDFFMYHDNPGQQGTYWNPLYNYNGKKVVIKGYATNITADSALAWLNRVKDGKKPFLLLLHFKAPHRNWFPDKKYQNMYPNVEMPYPPTFNDNYKTREKTAGNTWMTMDFLNHKDMKLKPPKGLKGKALHEWYSYGNKPGQDWMPPGCKTEQEARKWKYQRFIKDYLACVKSVDDKVGDVLNFLDKNGLAKNTIVVYTSDQGFYLGDHGFFDKRFIYEPSFRMPFLMRYPAKLKAGQVDSTLISNVDFAPTFLDFAGIKPPANAGVQGRSFKDIIEGKKNVPWRKAVYYHYYEFPWWHHVEPHYGMRTKRYKIAHFYYDIDVWEFYDLKKDPDELHNAINDPQYADIIAKMKKQLKALMKQVKDTGSLQQFREITDKDFGKLN from the coding sequence ATGAAAAGAACAAAACAAATTATTTTTTCTTTCCTGTTGGCTTCTGCCGCCTTGTTTTCCTTTTCGGTACTGATGACTTCGTGTCATTCCACAACGGCAAAAAAAGCTCAGGCAAAAGACAGCCGGCCCAACATCATTTACATCATGGCCGACGACCACACCACACAGGCAATCAGCGCTTACAACAAGCGTTACGCCAAATATTTTCCGACCCCCAACATCGACCGGATTGCCAAAGAAGGAATCCGTTTCGACCGGGTGTATTGTGCCAACTCGCTTTGCGGTCCCAGCCGGGCTACCATCATCACCGGAAAATACAGCAACGAGAATCATTATTACAAAAACGAACACGGCGGCCATTTTGATCCCAACCAGTGGACCTATCCGCAGGAAATGCAGAAACACGGTTATACCACTGCCATGTTCGGAAAATGGCATCTCGGCACCGTTCCCCGTGGCTTTGATTTTTTCATGTATCATGATAATCCCGGCCAGCAGGGAACCTACTGGAACCCGCTGTACAACTACAACGGTAAAAAAGTGGTCATCAAAGGTTACGCCACCAACATCACAGCCGACTCGGCTCTGGCCTGGCTCAACCGTGTAAAAGACGGCAAAAAACCGTTCCTGCTTTTATTGCACTTTAAAGCACCGCACCGTAACTGGTTCCCGGACAAAAAATACCAAAACATGTATCCGAATGTGGAAATGCCTTATCCGCCCACATTTAACGACAACTACAAAACCCGCGAAAAAACAGCAGGCAACACCTGGATGACCATGGACTTCCTGAATCATAAAGACATGAAGCTCAAACCACCCAAAGGACTGAAAGGCAAAGCACTGCACGAATGGTATTCGTACGGCAACAAACCCGGTCAAGACTGGATGCCCCCCGGATGTAAAACCGAACAGGAAGCCCGTAAATGGAAATACCAGCGGTTTATCAAAGATTACCTGGCCTGCGTAAAATCGGTGGACGACAAAGTGGGTGACGTACTTAACTTTCTGGACAAAAACGGACTGGCTAAAAACACCATTGTGGTTTATACTTCCGACCAGGGATTTTATCTCGGCGACCACGGCTTTTTCGACAAACGTTTTATCTACGAACCGTCGTTCCGTATGCCATTCCTGATGCGTTATCCCGCCAAACTGAAAGCCGGACAGGTGGACAGCACGCTGATTTCAAATGTGGACTTCGCCCCCACCTTCCTCGATTTTGCAGGCATCAAGCCACCCGCCAACGCAGGGGTTCAGGGACGCAGTTTCAAAGATATCATCGAAGGAAAAAAGAACGTTCCGTGGCGTAAAGCAGTATATTATCATTACTACGAATTCCCGTGGTGGCACCATGTGGAACCGCATTACGGCATGCGCACCAAACGGTATAAAATCGCCCATTTCTATTACGACATTGACGTATGGGAATTTTATGATCTGAAAAAAGATCCCGACGAACTGCATAACGCGATCAACGATCCACAATATGCTGACATTATCGCGAAGATGAAAAAGCAACTGAAAGCACTGATGAAGCAGGTGAAAGACACCGGAAGCCTGCAGCAGTTCAGGGAAATTACCGATAAAGATTTTGGAAAACTGAATTAG
- a CDS encoding sulfatase-like hydrolase/transferase — translation MKRKLIYISLWALMLPFSLFSQNKPQKLNVLFIAVDDLKPTIGAYGDKFAKTPNIDRLAKEGFLFQQAYTEQAVCAPSRASMLTGLRPDRTKVWNLHTKIRAKNPNVITLPQLFKENGYITYGIGKVFDPRSVDHGHDSRSWTIPYVQPAHLPWTVSRPLLGYYRSPEHEAKIRFYEDLGKAKGLKGKKLANFVRKNYKPSTEKVDGPDDIYLDGVIAREALNKLDQFAKEKKPFMLMVGFKKPHLPFVAPAKYWNMYDEKKVPLAKFQKHSKGGPALAYHHSPELRSYTDIPPVYPKDGLLETAKQRHLIHGYYACASYVDAQIGKLMDKLKETGLDKNTIIVLWGDHGWHLGDHNLWTKHTNFEQATRLPLIIYSPEIKPGKTAIPVESLDIFPTVCRLAGVKPDKAVQGFSLIPLMNGEKPKRDFAISQWPTRGGKGGMGYSIRTRRYRYTEWYESYKSTQPRKGIRPIATELYDYVEDPLETRNLAKNKKYADVLKKLQDTLHRFLDSQVLKGQAAANAGTLTVTAGEIPGKPKGPALRQLVAKNFKPGTVYIGATIDYQSIGTLKSRLLAEQFSYTTPANAVKQHAVHPEPGKWNWQKIDKVIRFAQKNDIVVRLHGPVSPQCSPWAKEDNRTPAELLQNMTEYMTAECKHFQGSKTVKWMDVVNETVDKGGKWFGPKPGIHQWENPWLKIGLNKDGIPIYIVKAFEIATKYADPNIKLVYNQHLTMDPVVWNKVKSTVLYLKKKGYRVDAIGWQAHLKPDNNVGLDPKALKYLGKLIDWTHAHGMEFHVTELDDKIAGPYNDKAAKIQAMAYGNILKVLLSKRHSGVVACNTWGLKDGNGKYNNGHRYMFDHELRAKPAYYAFQKILEHPDDLKLEFPVPETSATTFHGGFIKNGGFENGMKNWLKWGDTETDTDNAFAGKTCIAMGPKSGIKQQVKGLKPNTRYVLTAYVKNDTGDKITVKVEVDGNSKPVAKRTGATQYTEIRVPFTTGSHPNVKIIIQKWGNTDKGFSYVDNINLRKLK, via the coding sequence ATGAAACGGAAACTGATTTACATCTCTTTATGGGCACTGATGCTGCCTTTTTCACTATTCTCGCAAAACAAGCCGCAAAAACTGAACGTACTTTTTATTGCTGTGGATGACCTGAAGCCCACCATTGGCGCTTATGGCGACAAATTTGCCAAAACCCCGAACATCGACCGGCTGGCAAAAGAAGGATTTCTTTTTCAACAGGCCTATACCGAACAGGCCGTCTGTGCCCCGTCGCGTGCCAGCATGCTCACCGGGCTGCGTCCCGACCGTACCAAAGTATGGAATCTGCACACCAAAATCAGAGCCAAAAATCCCAACGTGATCACATTGCCGCAGCTCTTTAAAGAAAACGGATACATCACTTACGGCATTGGTAAAGTTTTCGACCCGCGCAGCGTCGATCACGGTCACGACAGCCGCTCGTGGACCATTCCGTACGTACAGCCGGCTCATTTACCCTGGACGGTTTCGCGGCCGCTTCTGGGTTATTACCGTTCGCCCGAACACGAAGCCAAGATCCGGTTTTACGAAGACTTAGGCAAAGCCAAAGGACTGAAAGGAAAAAAGTTAGCCAACTTCGTCAGAAAAAACTACAAACCTTCCACCGAAAAAGTGGACGGTCCCGACGACATTTATCTCGACGGGGTAATTGCCCGGGAAGCGCTGAACAAGCTGGATCAGTTTGCCAAAGAAAAAAAGCCGTTTATGCTGATGGTGGGATTCAAAAAACCACACCTGCCCTTTGTGGCCCCCGCCAAATACTGGAATATGTATGACGAAAAAAAGGTACCGCTGGCCAAATTTCAAAAGCATTCGAAAGGCGGACCGGCACTGGCCTATCATCACAGCCCCGAATTACGTTCATACACCGACATCCCGCCGGTGTATCCCAAAGACGGACTGTTAGAAACCGCCAAACAACGCCATCTGATTCACGGATACTACGCCTGTGCTTCGTATGTGGATGCCCAGATAGGAAAACTCATGGACAAACTGAAAGAAACCGGTCTGGATAAAAATACCATCATCGTACTGTGGGGCGACCACGGCTGGCATCTTGGCGACCACAACCTATGGACCAAACATACCAATTTTGAACAGGCTACCCGGCTGCCGCTGATCATCTATTCGCCGGAGATAAAACCCGGAAAAACAGCCATTCCGGTAGAATCGCTGGACATTTTCCCTACCGTTTGCCGGCTGGCCGGGGTAAAACCCGATAAAGCCGTTCAGGGATTCAGTTTGATTCCTTTGATGAACGGGGAAAAGCCGAAACGCGATTTTGCTATCTCGCAATGGCCCACCCGCGGCGGCAAAGGCGGCATGGGTTATTCCATCCGCACCCGGCGCTATCGTTACACCGAATGGTACGAATCGTACAAAAGCACACAGCCGCGAAAAGGCATCCGCCCCATCGCTACCGAACTGTATGATTATGTGGAAGATCCGCTGGAAACCCGTAATCTGGCAAAAAACAAAAAATATGCCGATGTACTGAAAAAGCTGCAGGATACGCTTCACCGCTTTTTGGACAGCCAGGTACTGAAAGGACAGGCTGCCGCAAATGCCGGCACTTTAACGGTTACCGCCGGCGAAATTCCGGGCAAGCCCAAAGGCCCGGCTTTGCGTCAGCTGGTAGCAAAAAATTTCAAACCCGGCACAGTGTATATCGGGGCCACCATCGATTATCAAAGCATCGGCACCCTAAAAAGTCGCCTGCTGGCTGAACAATTTTCGTACACCACGCCGGCTAATGCTGTAAAACAACATGCTGTTCATCCCGAACCCGGAAAATGGAACTGGCAAAAAATCGACAAGGTAATCCGCTTTGCCCAAAAGAACGACATCGTCGTACGCCTGCACGGGCCGGTAAGCCCGCAATGCTCACCTTGGGCCAAAGAAGACAACCGTACACCGGCCGAACTGTTACAAAACATGACCGAATACATGACAGCCGAATGCAAGCATTTTCAGGGCAGCAAAACGGTTAAATGGATGGATGTGGTTAACGAAACCGTGGACAAAGGCGGAAAATGGTTCGGCCCTAAACCGGGAATCCACCAGTGGGAAAATCCCTGGTTAAAAATCGGGCTGAACAAAGACGGCATCCCGATTTACATTGTAAAAGCTTTTGAAATTGCCACAAAATATGCCGATCCGAACATCAAGCTGGTGTATAACCAGCACCTGACCATGGATCCGGTGGTATGGAACAAAGTAAAATCCACGGTGCTATACCTGAAGAAAAAAGGATACCGGGTGGATGCCATCGGCTGGCAGGCTCACCTGAAACCGGATAATAACGTGGGACTTGACCCCAAAGCCTTGAAATATCTTGGCAAACTTATTGACTGGACCCACGCTCACGGCATGGAATTTCATGTTACCGAGCTGGACGACAAAATAGCCGGTCCTTACAACGACAAAGCGGCAAAAATTCAAGCCATGGCTTACGGCAACATTTTAAAAGTGCTGCTCAGCAAACGCCATTCGGGGGTTGTAGCCTGCAACACATGGGGTTTAAAGGACGGCAACGGCAAATATAACAACGGACACCGCTATATGTTCGACCACGAGCTGCGGGCCAAACCGGCTTATTACGCTTTTCAGAAAATACTGGAACATCCTGATGATCTGAAACTTGAATTTCCGGTACCGGAAACATCTGCTACCACTTTTCATGGCGGATTTATCAAAAACGGCGGATTTGAGAACGGGATGAAAAACTGGCTGAAATGGGGGGATACCGAAACAGATACCGACAATGCCTTTGCCGGAAAAACCTGCATTGCCATGGGCCCCAAATCGGGAATCAAACAACAGGTAAAAGGACTGAAACCCAATACCCGTTACGTACTCACGGCTTATGTAAAAAATGATACCGGTGATAAGATAACCGTAAAAGTTGAAGTTGACGGCAATTCCAAGCCCGTTGCCAAACGAACAGGGGCAACCCAATACACCGAAATCCGCGTTCCGTTTACCACCGGAAGCCATCCGAATGTAAAAATCATTATTCAAAAATGGGGAAATACCGACAAAGGTTTTTCCTATGTGGATAACATAAATCTGAGAAAACTAAAGTAA